In Amycolatopsis coloradensis, one genomic interval encodes:
- a CDS encoding FecCD family ABC transporter permease, giving the protein MSTRVLRTPGGGLSLRVTPRAAIVVALLAIAVFFLGAVSMTTGDYPLSVGEVIQTLFGFGDRSTEFIVTTLRLPRLLTALLVGGALAVSGAILQSLSGNPLGSPDFIGFTEGAAAGALLTIIVVHGGMLQVSLGALVGGVVTAGLIALLALKGGVHTFRLILVGIGVNAMLLAFNSYLITRASWQDGLAAQAWLVGGLNGRGWEHVGPVAIAIAVLLPPAFVYGRRLSLLEMGDDSAKGLGVPVQRSRVVLLGVSVGLCSIATAAAGPIAFLALAAPQLAKRLTRSSGPGLAAAALMGMLLLVTSDLITQQFLAGLPVGLVTGAIGGLYLAWLLVSRRGVSRAAR; this is encoded by the coding sequence ATGAGCACCCGCGTCCTGCGCACCCCGGGCGGCGGACTTTCCCTTCGCGTCACCCCGCGGGCCGCGATCGTCGTCGCGCTGCTGGCCATCGCGGTGTTCTTCCTCGGCGCTGTCAGCATGACCACCGGCGACTACCCGTTGTCCGTCGGTGAGGTCATCCAGACGCTGTTCGGCTTCGGCGACCGGAGCACCGAGTTCATCGTGACCACCCTGCGCCTGCCCCGGTTGCTGACCGCGCTGCTGGTCGGCGGCGCGCTCGCGGTCAGCGGCGCGATCCTGCAGAGCCTGTCCGGGAATCCCTTGGGCAGCCCCGACTTCATCGGCTTCACCGAGGGCGCGGCCGCCGGCGCGTTGCTGACGATCATCGTGGTGCACGGCGGCATGCTGCAGGTTTCGCTGGGTGCGCTGGTCGGCGGCGTCGTGACCGCGGGCCTGATCGCGTTGCTCGCGCTGAAAGGCGGCGTGCACACGTTCCGCCTGATCCTCGTCGGTATCGGTGTGAACGCGATGCTGCTCGCGTTCAACTCCTACCTGATCACGAGGGCCTCCTGGCAGGACGGCCTGGCGGCGCAGGCGTGGCTGGTCGGCGGGCTCAACGGGCGCGGCTGGGAGCATGTCGGCCCGGTCGCGATCGCCATCGCCGTCCTGCTTCCGCCCGCTTTCGTCTATGGCAGAAGGCTTTCTCTGCTGGAGATGGGGGACGACTCGGCCAAGGGGCTCGGCGTGCCGGTGCAGCGGAGCCGGGTCGTGCTCCTCGGGGTCAGCGTCGGGCTGTGTTCGATCGCGACGGCGGCCGCCGGCCCGATCGCGTTCCTGGCACTCGCCGCGCCTCAGCTGGCGAAGCGGCTCACGCGGTCTTCGGGGCCGGGCCTCGCCGCGGCCGCGCTGATGGGCATGCTCCTGCTGGTGACCAGTGATCTGATCACCCAGCAGTTCTTGGCGGGCCTGCCCGTCGGTCTCGTCACCGGGGCGATCGGCGGGCTGTACCTGGCCTGGCTGCTGGTGTCCCGGCGCGGGGTCAGCCGAGCTGCGCGCTGA
- a CDS encoding DinB family protein: MSNTSSSAAEPVERAWPAGIAEDEAGIQWDFLRFLRATAVNKVAGLTRDQAAATPLPSSPRMSALGLLKHLTAVERWWLSIEAGGADLPSLWEGSPDPSWELTEDDDPRSVVEAYRAEWALAESSLAGLSPGDRARKSGKFTVRWVLAHVVQETARHVGQLDILRELADGTTGE; encoded by the coding sequence ATGTCGAACACGAGTTCGAGCGCGGCCGAGCCGGTGGAGCGCGCCTGGCCGGCGGGGATCGCCGAGGACGAAGCCGGGATCCAGTGGGACTTCCTGCGTTTCCTCCGCGCGACGGCGGTGAACAAGGTCGCCGGGCTGACCAGGGACCAGGCGGCCGCGACACCGCTGCCGTCGTCCCCGCGGATGAGCGCGCTGGGGCTGCTCAAGCATCTGACCGCGGTGGAGCGCTGGTGGCTCTCGATCGAGGCGGGCGGAGCGGACCTGCCTTCGCTGTGGGAAGGCTCACCGGATCCGAGCTGGGAGCTGACCGAGGACGACGACCCGCGGTCGGTCGTCGAGGCGTACCGCGCCGAGTGGGCCTTGGCGGAGTCGTCGCTGGCCGGGCTCTCGCCGGGCGATCGCGCGCGCAAGTCGGGGAAGTTCACCGTCCGCTGGGTGCTCGCGCACGTCGTCCAGGAGACCGCCCGGCACGTCGGGCAGCTGGACATCCTGCGGGAGCTGGCCGACGGAACCACGGGGGAGTAG
- a CDS encoding acetaldehyde dehydrogenase (acetylating): MAQRKAVAAIVGPGNIGTDLLAKLRRSEHVEVRYMVGVDPESDGLAKAAELGLETSAGGVDWLLSRDELPDLVFEATSAKAHLANAPRYATAGIRAIDLTPAAVGPFTCPAVGLPERLDVPNVNLITCGGQATIPIVHAVSRVTPVPYAEIVASVSSRSAGPGTRANIDEFTATTARGIELVGGASRGKAIIIINPVEPPMIMRDTVFCAIDPDADFDAVSESIHRMVETVQGYVPGYTLKADPQYDPPRPGWSGQARVAVFLEVAGNGDFLPKYAGNLDIMTAAAARVGDLLATQEVAA; the protein is encoded by the coding sequence ATGGCGCAACGGAAAGCGGTGGCCGCGATCGTCGGTCCCGGGAACATCGGCACCGACCTGCTCGCGAAGCTGAGGCGCAGCGAGCACGTCGAGGTGCGGTACATGGTCGGCGTGGACCCGGAGTCGGACGGGCTGGCCAAGGCCGCGGAATTGGGACTGGAGACCTCCGCCGGCGGCGTCGACTGGTTGCTGTCGCGCGACGAGCTGCCGGACCTGGTCTTCGAAGCGACCTCGGCGAAGGCGCACCTGGCGAACGCGCCGCGGTACGCCACCGCCGGGATCCGTGCGATCGACCTGACCCCGGCCGCGGTCGGCCCGTTCACCTGCCCCGCCGTGGGCTTGCCCGAACGGCTGGACGTGCCGAATGTCAACCTCATCACCTGCGGCGGCCAGGCCACCATCCCGATCGTGCACGCGGTGTCCCGGGTGACACCGGTGCCCTACGCCGAGATCGTCGCGTCCGTCTCGTCGCGCTCGGCCGGACCGGGAACCCGGGCGAACATCGACGAGTTCACCGCGACGACGGCGCGCGGGATCGAACTCGTCGGGGGAGCGAGCCGCGGCAAGGCGATCATCATCATCAATCCGGTCGAACCGCCGATGATCATGCGCGACACGGTGTTCTGCGCGATCGACCCGGACGCGGACTTCGACGCGGTGAGCGAATCCATCCACCGGATGGTCGAGACGGTCCAGGGTTACGTGCCCGGTTACACGCTCAAGGCGGATCCCCAATACGACCCACCCCGCCCGGGGTGGAGCGGGCAGGCGCGGGTCGCGGTGTTCCTGGAGGTCGCCGGGAACGGGGACTTCCTGCCGAAATACGCCGGGAACCTCGACATCATGACGGCCGCGGCCGCCCGTGTCGGTGACCTTCTGGCCACTCAGGAGGTGGCGGCATGA
- a CDS encoding LLM class flavin-dependent oxidoreductase, with product MTLKLHWFLPTTGDGRTIVEHFHASRAAGASAAREPSLGYLAQVAGAAEANGFEGVLTPTGTWCEDAWLTTAALIRETRSLKFLVAFRPGTISPTLAAQMAGTFQRISQGRVLLNVVTGGDTVEQRRFGDWHDHDQRYARTGEFLEIVRGVWSGKPFDFDGEHLKVEGATTRAAPDPVPPIYFGGSSAAALPVAARHADVYLTWGEPPAQVAEKIAKVREFAEEQGRKLRFGIRLHTLSRDTSAEAWAEAGKLLEAIDPERIAHTQEQLSAGESVGQQRMAALHGGKTGGGVRGLEVYPNLWAGIGLVRGGAGTALVGSHGEVADLIEEYHAHGIEEFVLSGYPHLEEAYWFGEGVRPELVRRGLVA from the coding sequence GTGACGCTCAAGCTGCATTGGTTCCTCCCCACCACCGGTGACGGCCGGACGATCGTGGAGCACTTCCACGCCAGCCGCGCCGCCGGGGCGTCCGCCGCCCGCGAGCCGAGCCTCGGCTACCTCGCGCAGGTCGCCGGCGCCGCCGAGGCGAACGGCTTCGAAGGCGTGCTGACACCGACCGGGACCTGGTGCGAGGACGCGTGGCTGACGACGGCCGCGCTGATCCGCGAGACGAGAAGCCTCAAGTTCCTCGTCGCGTTCCGGCCCGGGACGATCTCCCCGACACTGGCCGCGCAGATGGCCGGGACGTTCCAGCGGATCTCGCAAGGACGGGTGCTGCTCAACGTCGTCACCGGCGGCGATACGGTCGAACAGCGCCGTTTCGGTGACTGGCACGATCACGACCAGCGTTACGCCCGCACCGGTGAGTTCCTCGAGATCGTTCGCGGTGTGTGGAGCGGCAAGCCGTTCGACTTCGACGGCGAGCACCTCAAGGTCGAGGGCGCGACCACGCGCGCGGCGCCGGATCCGGTTCCGCCGATCTATTTCGGTGGATCCTCCGCGGCGGCGCTGCCGGTCGCGGCGAGGCACGCCGACGTCTACCTCACGTGGGGCGAGCCGCCCGCGCAGGTCGCCGAGAAGATCGCCAAGGTCCGCGAGTTCGCCGAGGAGCAGGGCCGGAAGCTCCGCTTCGGTATCCGGCTGCACACCCTTTCCCGTGACACGTCGGCCGAAGCCTGGGCGGAGGCGGGCAAACTGCTGGAGGCGATCGACCCGGAGCGGATCGCCCACACCCAGGAACAGTTGTCCGCCGGCGAATCCGTGGGCCAGCAGCGGATGGCCGCGCTGCACGGCGGGAAGACCGGCGGCGGCGTCCGCGGTTTGGAGGTGTACCCCAATCTCTGGGCCGGGATCGGCCTCGTGCGCGGTGGCGCGGGCACCGCGCTCGTCGGCAGTCATGGGGAGGTCGCCGACCTCATCGAGGAGTACCACGCGCACGGCATCGAGGAGTTCGTCCTCTCCGGCTACCCGCATCTGGAGGAGGCGTACTGGTTCGGTGAGGGTGTGCGTCCGGAACTGGTCCGGCGAGGGCTCGTCGCGTAG
- a CDS encoding MBL fold metallo-hydrolase: MADRLYFRQLLAGRDFAVGDPVATQMVNFAYLIGDRETNDAVIVDPAYAVGDLLDLLEADGMRLTGVLATHHHPDHVGGEMMGFSLPGIAELLERVQVPIHVNGAEAEWVRRITGVSGTDLRSHDHDDVLEVGAVPIRLLHTPGHTPGSQCFLVDGKLVSGDTLFLEGCGRTDFPGGDAEAIYRSLQWLAGLDGDPVVYPGHQYSAEPSANLSRVKDTNFVFRPKSLEEWRLMFGG, translated from the coding sequence ATGGCTGACAGGCTGTACTTCCGGCAATTGCTCGCGGGCCGTGACTTCGCGGTGGGGGATCCCGTCGCTACGCAGATGGTCAACTTCGCCTATCTGATCGGCGACCGGGAGACGAACGACGCCGTCATCGTCGACCCGGCGTACGCCGTCGGAGATCTGCTGGACCTGCTCGAAGCCGACGGCATGCGGCTGACCGGCGTCCTCGCCACACATCACCACCCCGACCACGTCGGCGGCGAGATGATGGGCTTCTCGCTGCCGGGGATCGCGGAACTGCTGGAACGAGTCCAGGTGCCGATCCACGTCAACGGTGCGGAGGCCGAGTGGGTCCGCCGGATCACCGGCGTCTCCGGAACCGATCTTCGCTCGCACGATCACGACGACGTCCTCGAGGTCGGTGCGGTGCCGATCCGGCTGCTGCACACGCCGGGGCACACTCCGGGCAGCCAGTGTTTCCTGGTCGACGGAAAGCTCGTCTCTGGCGACACACTGTTCCTCGAAGGCTGCGGCCGGACCGACTTCCCCGGTGGCGACGCGGAGGCGATCTACCGGAGCCTCCAGTGGCTGGCGGGGCTGGACGGCGATCCGGTCGTCTACCCGGGCCACCAGTACTCGGCGGAGCCGTCGGCGAACCTGTCGCGGGTGAAGGACACGAACTTCGTGTTCCGGCCGAAGTCGCTGGAAGAATGGCGGCTGATGTTCGGCGGCTGA
- the dmpG gene encoding 4-hydroxy-2-oxovalerate aldolase, translating into MSWDDVNREVRLVDTSLRDGSHAMAHQFTEKNVRDTVRALDDAGVSLIEVSHGDGLGGSTFNYGFSLVDERKLIAAAVNEARHAKIAVLLLPGLGTVGDLRVAADLGAGAVRIATHCTEADVSVQHFGAARELGLETVGFLMLSHMSTPEALAKQGRIMVDAGCQCVYVVDSAGALILEDAGERVAALVAEFGDEAQVGYHGHQNLSFGVANSVLAYRAGARQIDGSLVALGAGAGNSPTEVLAATFERLGIRTGVDKDVLMDAAENVVKPYITRLPVMDRSSIVQGFAGVYSSFLLHAERAAERYDVPAHEILYRVGAAKYVGGQEDMIIDIALQLVAERGQG; encoded by the coding sequence ATGAGCTGGGACGACGTGAACCGTGAGGTCCGGTTGGTCGACACCAGCCTGCGCGACGGCAGCCACGCGATGGCGCACCAGTTCACCGAGAAGAACGTGCGCGACACCGTCCGGGCGCTGGACGACGCCGGGGTCTCGCTGATCGAGGTCAGCCACGGCGACGGGCTCGGTGGCTCGACGTTCAACTACGGCTTTTCCCTTGTGGACGAACGGAAGCTGATCGCCGCGGCGGTCAACGAGGCACGGCACGCGAAGATCGCCGTTCTGCTTCTGCCGGGCCTCGGCACCGTCGGCGACTTGCGGGTGGCGGCCGACCTCGGCGCGGGCGCGGTCCGGATCGCGACCCATTGCACCGAGGCCGACGTCTCTGTCCAGCATTTCGGCGCGGCAAGGGAACTCGGGCTGGAGACCGTCGGTTTCCTGATGCTGTCCCATATGTCCACGCCCGAGGCGCTGGCGAAACAGGGCCGGATCATGGTCGACGCCGGGTGTCAGTGCGTCTATGTCGTCGATTCCGCCGGGGCGTTGATCCTGGAGGACGCCGGTGAACGTGTCGCCGCGCTGGTGGCGGAATTCGGCGACGAGGCGCAGGTCGGTTACCACGGACACCAGAACCTGAGTTTCGGTGTCGCGAACTCGGTGCTCGCCTACCGGGCCGGCGCCCGGCAGATCGACGGTTCGCTCGTGGCGCTCGGCGCGGGCGCGGGCAACTCGCCGACCGAGGTTCTCGCGGCGACGTTCGAGCGCCTCGGGATCCGCACCGGCGTCGACAAGGACGTGCTGATGGACGCGGCCGAGAACGTCGTGAAGCCCTACATCACCCGGTTGCCGGTGATGGACCGGTCGTCGATCGTGCAGGGCTTCGCCGGGGTGTACTCGAGTTTCCTCCTGCACGCCGAACGCGCCGCCGAGCGCTACGACGTCCCGGCGCACGAAATCCTCTACCGAGTCGGCGCCGCGAAGTACGTGGGCGGGCAGGAGGACATGATCATCGACATCGCCCTGCAGCTGGTCGCCGAACGCGGTCAGGGTTGA
- a CDS encoding IclR family transcriptional regulator produces MRAAGRNDDPERTGADGLVAARISALLSAFRPGDDALGVSELARRTGLAKSTVHRLTGHLVATGLLEREGATLRLGLKLFEIGQLAVRRRGLVEAARPYLADLREATRNTVHLAVLEGTEVVYLDILRGPDAPSLPSRIGGRFPAHATGVGKAILAFSPESVVTQVIDAGLPRVSVRTITAAGLLRRQLAKIHGEGIAFEREESGVGVVCAASPLLDAQGVAVAALSISGWANRMHTNRVAPAVRTAALALSRSL; encoded by the coding sequence ATGCGTGCCGCTGGGCGGAACGACGACCCGGAACGAACCGGAGCGGACGGCCTCGTCGCCGCCCGGATCTCCGCGCTGCTCTCGGCTTTCCGTCCCGGTGACGACGCGCTCGGCGTTTCCGAGCTGGCGCGGCGGACCGGCCTGGCGAAATCGACCGTCCACCGGCTCACCGGGCACCTGGTCGCGACCGGCCTCCTCGAACGCGAGGGCGCGACGTTGCGGCTCGGGCTGAAACTGTTCGAGATAGGCCAGCTGGCGGTACGGCGCCGGGGACTCGTCGAGGCGGCGCGTCCGTATCTGGCCGATCTCCGCGAAGCGACCCGCAACACCGTGCATCTGGCGGTCCTGGAAGGCACCGAGGTCGTCTATCTCGACATCCTGCGGGGGCCCGACGCGCCGTCACTGCCGTCCCGGATCGGCGGCCGTTTTCCCGCGCACGCCACCGGCGTCGGCAAGGCGATTCTCGCGTTCTCGCCGGAATCCGTGGTGACACAAGTGATCGACGCCGGATTGCCGCGCGTCAGCGTACGGACGATCACCGCCGCGGGCCTGCTGCGCCGTCAGCTCGCCAAGATCCACGGTGAGGGAATAGCGTTCGAACGGGAGGAATCCGGCGTCGGCGTCGTCTGCGCGGCGAGCCCGCTGCTCGACGCGCAAGGGGTGGCGGTGGCGGCGTTGTCGATCTCCGGCTGGGCGAACCGCATGCACACCAACCGGGTCGCACCCGCGGTGCGGACCGCCGCTTTGGCTCTTTCCCGGTCTCTGTAG